The proteins below come from a single Mangifera indica cultivar Alphonso chromosome 16, CATAS_Mindica_2.1, whole genome shotgun sequence genomic window:
- the LOC123199563 gene encoding cysteine-rich receptor-like protein kinase 10 translates to MCTNTSSFPPNSAFSENLNATLSSLLSNATLTNGFYHASSGALQGPDAANGLFLCRGDISPSLCQTCVKASSENIITLCPNQKEAIIWYDECMLRYLNRSIFAAMEERPTFCMWNTNNASNPSQFDETWGDLMGSLLNKAPGSSKFFATEDVNLTTSNRLYGLVQCTPDIVSLDCRMCLSSCFLEIPSYSRGKEGARIYKPSCNIRFESYPFYTEASQPPLSPPPPRGNRKISSVTVITITVPAAFVFIIILSASCYCLLKRKKYEVANEGNGGNEFLVVESLQLDLHSVIAATSNFSEGNKIGEGGFGSVYKGTLHDGQMVAIKRLSESSRQGLKEFRNEVAVVAKLQHRNLVRLLGFCADEEEKILVYEFVPNKSLDYFLFDREKQGQLDWLMRCKIIRGIARGLLYLHEDSRLRIIHRDLKASNVLLDEDMNPKIADFGMARVCGVNQSQGNTSRIVGTYGYMSPEYALLGDFSIKSDVYSYGVLILEIISGKKNSSFYQSDYAEGILSYAWRLWTDGRPLELTDQALGKSFHQNEVTRYIHVGLLCVQEDPADRPMIGTVLHMLTNFSVLLPIPKRPAFCVRSRTASSSKAMPSSVNEASITALYPR, encoded by the exons ATGTGCACAAACACCTCAAGTTTCCCTCCCAATTCTGCATTCTCAGAAAACCTCAATGccactctctcttctctcctctcaaATGCCACCCTCACCAATGGATTTTACCATGCCAGCAGTGGTGCCCTGCAGGGCCCTGATGCAGCCAATGGCCTCTTTCTTTGCAGAGGAGACATCTCTCCAAGTTTATGCCAAACTTGTGTCAAGGCCTCTAGTGAAAATATCATAACCCTTTGTCCAAACCAGAAGGAGGCCATTATATGGTATGATGAGTGCATGTTGAGATACTTAAACAGATCCATTTTTGCAGCTATGGAAGAACGGCCGACCTTTTGTATGTGGAACACAAACAATGCTTCAAATCCAAGTCAGTTTGATGAGACTTGGGGTGATTTGATGGGCAGTTTGTTGAATAAGGCACCGGGTTCTAGCAAATTTTTTGCAACTGAAGATGTGAATTTGACAACTTCAAATAGGCTATATGGACTGGTGCAATGCACTCCTGACATTGTTTCATTGGACTGCAGGATGTGTTTGTCCAGCTGTTTTCTTGAGATTCCTAGTTATAGTCGGGGGAAGGAAGGAGCTAGAATTTATAAGCCCAGCTGCAACATCAGGTTTGAAAGTTACCCCTTTTACACTGAGGCCTCTCAACCCCCCCTGTCTCCTCCACCGCCCAGAG GAAATAGGAAGATCTCCTCAGTGACGGTTATTACAATTACAGTTCCTGCAGCCTttgttttcataataattttatccgcTTCATGCTATTGCctccttaaaagaaaaaaatacgaAGTTGCAAATGAGGGAAATG GTGGAAATGAATTTTTGGTGGTGGAATCTTTACAGTTAGACTTGCATTCCGTTATAGCTGCCACAAGCAATTTCTCTGAAGGAAACAAGATTGGTGAGGGTGGATTTGGCAGTGTGTATAAG GGTACACTTCATGATGGACAGATGGTAGCCATTAAGAGACTATCAGAAAGCTCACGTCAAGGTTTAAAAGAATTTAGGAATGAGGTTGCCGTGGTAGCCAAGCTTCAGCACAGAAATTTAGTGAGGTTGCTGGGATTTTGTGCTGACGAAGAGGAGAAAATACTTGTTTATGAATTTGTGCCCAACAAAAGCCTTGATTACTTCCTTTTTG ATCGGGAAAAACAAGGGCAATTGGATTGGTTAATGCGTTGTAAGATTATAAGAGGAATTGCTCGAGGACTCCTGTATCTACATGAGGATTCTAGGCTCAGGATCATACATCGTGACCTCAAAGCTAGCAATGTTCTGTTGGACGAGGATATGAACCCAAAGATAGCAGATTTTGGCATGGCTAGGGTTTGTGGGGTGAATCAAAGTCAAGGAAACACAAGCAGAATTGTTGGCACATA TGGTTATATGTCTCCTGAGTATGCATTGCTTGGAGATTTTTCAATCAAGTCAGATGTGTATAGCTATGGAGTTCTAATACTAGAGATCATAAGTGGCAAAAAGAATAGTTCTTTCTATCAATCGGATTATGCAGAGGGCATCTTGAGCTAT GCCTGGAGACTTTGGACGGATGGAAGACCACTGGAGCTAACAGATCAAGCTCTAGGCAAATCTTTCCATCAAAATGAAGTCACCCGATACATCCATGTTGGATTATTATGCGTTCAGGAAGATCCAGCAGACAGGCCTATGATAGGAACTGTGTTGCACATGCTTACCAATTTCTCTGTACTGCTGCCAATACCGAAACGCCCAGCGTTCTGTGTTCGCAGCAGGACAGCGAGTTCAAGCAAAGCCATGCCTTCTTCTGTAAATGAAGCTTCCATAACTGCACTCTACCCTCGTTAG
- the LOC123199573 gene encoding cysteine-rich receptor-like protein kinase 10 gives MACSLWLELLIPSAIVMLIISPKITAQQPTYRYHTCPNTSTFTPNSAFSKNLNATLSSLLSNATLSNGFSNTSSGALQGPDAANGLFLCRGDISPSLCQTCVKASSEDIITRCPNQKEAIIWYDECMLRYSNRSIFADMEESPTVYLWNINNASNPSQFNETLDDLMGSLVNKAVGSSKFFATEDVNLTTFNRLYGLVQCTPDIFPLDCRTCLANCVREIPSCCNGKQGGRVYKPSCNIRFEVSPFYTEASQPPPPSTNATPPSSPSPPPPPATLTNSGGNRKISSETIITITVLAVLVFIMILSASCYCLLRRKEYHVANEGNGGNEISVVESLQLGLHSVIAATCNFSEGNKIGKGGFGSVYKGTLHNGQMVAIKRLSESSGQGLEEFRNEVTLVAKLQHRNLVRLLGFCAEEGEKILVYEFVSNKSLDYFLFDPEKQGQLDWLMRCKIIGGIARGLLYLHEDSSLRIIHRDLKASNVLLDEDMNPKIADFGMARICRVDQSQGNTSRIVGTYGYMPPEYALHGEFSIKSDVYSYGVLILEIISSRKNSSFYQSDYAEDLLSYAWRLWRDGTPLELTDQTLGISFHQNEVTRYIHIALLCVQDDPADRPMIAAVLLMLSSFSVTLPLPKRPAFCVHSRTGLSSSELGREAVQSSSKSMPSSVNEASITELYPL, from the exons ATGGCTTGTTCACTTTGGCTAGAACTACTCATCCCTTCAGCCATTGTTATGCTCATTATCTCTCCCAAGATCACAGCCCAACAACCCACATACCGCTACCACACGTGCCCAAACACCTCAACTTTCACTCCCAATTCTGCCTTCTCAAAAAACCTCAATGccactctctcttctctcctctcaaATGCCACCCTCTCCAATGGATTTTCCAACACCAGCAGTGGTGCCCTGCAGGGCCCTGACGCAGCCAATGGCCTCTTTCTATGCAGAGGAGACATCTCTCCAAGTTTATGCCAAACTTGTGTCAAGGCCTCTAGTGAAGATATCATAACCCGTTGTCCAAACCAGAAGGAGGCCATTATATGGTATGATGAGTGCATGTTGAGATACTCAAACAGATCCATTTTTGCAGATATGGAAGAAAGTCCTACTGTTTATCTGTGGAACATAAACAATGCTTCAAATCCAAGTCAGTTTAATGAGACTTTGGATGATTTGATGGGCAGTTTGGTGAATAAGGCTGTGGGTTCTAGCAAATTTTTTGCAACTGAAGATGTGAATTTGACAACTTTTAATAGGCTGTATGGACTGGTGCAATGCACTCCTGACATTTTTCCATTAGACTGCAGGACGTGTTTGGCTAATTGTGTTAGGGAGATTCCTAGTTGTTGTAATGGGAAGCAAGGAGGTCGAGTTTATAAGCCCAGCTGCAACATCAGGTTTGAAGTTTCCCCCTTTTACACTGAGGCCTCTCAACCACCGCCTCCTTCTACAAACGCCACTCCTCCATCATCACCTtcacctccaccaccaccagcAACGTTGACAAATTCCGGAG GAAATAGGAAGATCTCCTCGGAGACAATTATAACAATTACAGTCCTTGCTGTCCTTGTTTTCATAATGATTTTATCCGCTTCATGCTACTGCCTCCTCAGAAGAAAAGAGTACCACGTTGCAAATGAGGGAAATG GTGGAAATGAAATTTCAGTGGTGGAATCTTTACAATTAGGCTTGCATTCCGTTATAGCTGCCACATGCAATTTCTCTGAAGGAAACAAGATTGGTAAGGGTGGATTTGGCAGTGTGTACAAG GGTACACTGCACAATGGACAGATGGTAGCTATAAAGAGGCTATCAGAAAGCTCAGGTCAAGGTTTAGAAGAATTCAGGAATGAGGTTACCTTGGTAGCCAAGCTTCAGCACAGAAATTTGGTGAGGTTACTCGGATTTTGTGCTGAAGAAGGGGAGAAAATACTTGTCTATGAATTTGTGTCCAACAAAAGCCTTGATTACTTCCTTTTTG ATCCTGAAAAACAAGGGCAATTGGATTGGCTAATGCGATGCAAGATTATAGGAGGAATTGCTCGAGGACTCCTATACCTTCATGAGGATTCCAGCCTCAGGATTATACATCGTGACCTCAAAGCTAGCAATGTTCTCTTGGATGAGGATATGAACCCAAAGATAGCAGATTTTGGCATGGCAAGGATTTGTAGGGTGGATCAAAGTCAAGGGAATACAAGCAGAATTGTTGGCACATA TGGTTATATGCCTCCAGAGTATGCATTGCATGGAGAGTTTTCAATCAAGTCCGATGTATACAGCTATGGAGTTCTAATACTAGAGATCATAAGCAGCAGAAAGAATAGTTCTTTCTATCAATCAGATTATGCAGAGGACCTCTTGAGCTAT GCCTGGAGACTTTGGAGGGATGGAACACCATTGGAGCTAACAGATCAAACTCTAGGCATATCTTTTCATCAAAATGAAGTCACCCGATACATCCATATTGCATTATTGTGCGTTCAGGATGATCCAGCAGACAGGCCTATGATAGCAGCTGTACTACTCATGCTTAGCAGTTTCTCTGTAACACTGCCACTACCGAAACGCCCAGCATTCTGCGTTCATAGCAGGACTGGGCTGAGTAGTTCAGAATTGGGTCGGGAAGCAGTTCAATCTTCAAGCAAATCCATGCCTTCATCTGTAAATGAAGCTTCCATAACTGAACTCTACCCTCTTTAG
- the LOC123199567 gene encoding cysteine-rich receptor-like protein kinase 10 produces the protein MCLANCVSEIPSCCNGKKGGRVYKPSCNIRFEVYPFYAEASQPPPSPPTNATPPSSPSPPPPPATLTNSGGNRKISPETIITSTVPAALVFIIILSASCYCLLRRKEYQVAKEGNGGNEIFVVESLQLDLHSIIAATCNFSEGNKIGEGGFGSVYKGTLHNGQMVAIKRLSESSGQGLEEFRNEVALVAKLQHRNLVSLLGFCAEEEEKILVYEFVPNKSLDYFLLDPGKQRQLDWLMRCKIIGGIARGLLSLHEDSKLRIIHCDLKASNVLLDEDMNPKIADFGMARICGVDQSQGNTSKIVGTYSYMPPEYALHGDFSIKSDVYSYGVLILEIISGRKNSSFYQSDYAEDLLSYAWRLWRDGTPLELTDQTLGISFHRNELTRYIHIALLCIQEDPADRPTMAAVLLMLSSFSVTLPLPKRLAFCSRSKTGQSRLAVSL, from the exons ATGTGTTTGGCTAATTGTGTTAGTGAGATTCCTAGTTGTTGTAATGGGAAGAAAGGAGGTCGAGTTTATAAGCCGAGCTGCAACATCAGGTTTGAAGTTTATCCCTTTTACGCTGAGGCCTCTCAACCACCGCCTTCTCCTCCTACAAATGCGACTCCTCCATCGTCACCTtcacctccaccaccaccagcAACGTTGACAAATTCCGGAG GAAATAGGAAGATCTCCCCAGAGACAATTATCACAAGTACAGTTCCTGCAGCCCttgttttcataataattttatccgcTTCATGCTACTGCCTCCTTAGAAGAAAAGAGTACCAAGTAGCAAAAGAGGGAAATG GTGGAAATGAAATTTTTGTGGTGGAATCTTTACAATTAGACTTGCATTCCATTATAGCTGCCACATGCAATTTCTCTGAAGGAAACAAGATTGGTGAGGGTGGATTTGGCAGTGTATACAAG GGTACATTGCATAATGGACAGATGGTAGCTATAAAGAGGCTATCAGAAAGCTCAGGTCAAGGTTTAGAAGAATTCAGGAATGAGGTTGCCTTGGTAGCCAAGCTTCAGCACAGAAATTTGGTGAGTTTACTGGGATTTTGTGCtgaagaagaggagaaaataCTTGTCTATGAGTTTGTGCCCAACAAGAGCCTTGATTACTTCCTTCTTG ATCCTGGAAAACAACGGCAATTGGATTGGTTAATGCGATGTAAGATTATAGGAGGAATTGCTCGAGGTCTCCTATCTCTTCATGAGGATTCCAAGCTCAGGATTATTCATTGTGACCTCAAAGCCAGCAATGTTCTCTTGGACGAGGACATGAACCCAAAGATAGCAGATTTTGGCATGGCAAGGATTTGTGGGGTGGATCAAAGTCAAGGGAATACAAGCAAAATTGTTGGCACATA CAGTTATATGCCTCCAGAATATGCATTGCATGGAGATTTTTCAATCAAGTCCGATGTATACAGCTATGGAGTTCTAATACTAGAGATCATAAGCGGCAGAAAGAATAGTTCTTTCTATCAATCAGATTATGCAGAGGACCTCTTGAGCTAT GCCTGGAGACTTTGGAGGGATGGAACTCCATTGGAGCTAACAGATCAAACTCTAGGCATATCTTTTCATCGAAATGAACTCACCCGATACATCCATATCGCATTATTGTGCATTCAGGAAGATCCAGCAGACAGACCTACAATGGCAGCTGTACTACTCATGCTTAGCAGTTTCTCTGTAACGCTGCCATTACCGAAACGCCTGGCATTCTGCAGTCGTAGCAAGACAGGGCAGAGTAGGTTAGCAGTTTCTCTGTAA
- the LOC123199572 gene encoding putative cysteine-rich receptor-like protein kinase 9 encodes MACSLWLELLILSAIVMLIISPKITAQQPKYRYHMCPNTSTFTPNSAFSKNLNATLSSLLSNATLTNGFYNTSSGALQGFDAANGLLLCRGDISLSLCQTCVKASCENITTLCPNQKEAIIWYDECMLRYSNRSIFAVTEEQPTVYLGSINNASNPSQFNEALGNLMGSLVN; translated from the coding sequence ATGGCTTGTTCACTTTGGCTAGAACTACTCATCCTTTCAGCCATTGTTATGCTTATTATCTCTCCCAAGATCACAGCCCAACAACCCAAATACCGCTACCACATGTGCCCAAACACCTCAACTTTCACTCCCAATTCTGCCTTCTCAAAAAACCTCAATGccactctctcttctctcctctcaaATGCCACCCTCACCAATGGATTTTACAACACCAGCAGTGGTGCCCTGCAGGGCTTTGATGCAGCCAATGGCCTCCTTCTTTGCAGAGGAGACATCTCTCTAAGTTTGTGCCAAACTTGTGTCAAGGCCTCTTGTGAAAATATCACAACCCTTTGCCCAAACCAGAAGGAGGCCATTATATGGTATGATGAGTGCATGTTGAGATACTCAAACAGATCCATTTTTGCGGTTACGGAAGAACAGCCTACTGTTTATCTGGGGAGCATAAACAATGCTTCAAATCCAAGTCAGTTTAATGAGGCTTTGGGTAATTTAATGGGCAGTTTGGTGAATTAA